From a region of the Castor canadensis chromosome 7, mCasCan1.hap1v2, whole genome shotgun sequence genome:
- the Cort gene encoding cortistatin, which yields MGGRKTGGKWLAICGTLLLLIWGTTATDLEGGPAVQDSTHMQEGAEVKENSLLTFLAWWREWTSQASARPLVRGDASKVSKQQEGPPLQQSPHRDKTPCKNFFWKTFSSCK from the exons ATGGGCGGCAGAAAAACTGGAGGAAAGTGGCTGGCTATCTGCGGAACTCTGCTGCTGCTGATCTGGGGCACCACAGCCACTGACCTGGAGGGTGGCCCAGCTGTTCAGGACAGCACG CATATGCAGGAAGGGGCAGAAGTAAAGGAGAACAGCCTCCTGACTTTCCTCGCTTGGTGGCGCGAGTGGACCTCCCAGGCTAGTGCCAGGCCCCTTGTCAGAGGGGATGCCAGCAAGGTGTCCAAGCAGCAGGAAGGCCCACCCCTTCAGCAGTCCCCACACCGAGATAAAACGCCCTGCAAGAACTTCTTCTGGAAGACCTTCTCCTCCTGCAAATAA